Proteins from one Roseofilum casamattae BLCC-M143 genomic window:
- the clpS gene encoding ATP-dependent Clp protease adapter ClpS, translated as MSVETIEKRSTTRKIAPRYRVLLHNDDFNSMEYVVETLMMTVSSLTQPQAVSIMMEAHNSGIALVIVCALEHAEFYCETLKNHGLTSTIEPEE; from the coding sequence ATGTCTGTGGAAACCATTGAAAAACGATCGACAACTCGCAAAATCGCGCCCCGTTATCGGGTGCTGCTCCATAACGACGACTTCAATAGTATGGAGTACGTGGTTGAGACCCTCATGATGACAGTATCGAGTTTAACTCAGCCTCAAGCCGTCAGTATCATGATGGAAGCTCACAACAGTGGCATTGCTCTAGTAATTGTCTGCGCCCTCGAACATGCGGAATTTTACTGCGAGACTCTGAAAAACCACGGATTGACCAGTACAATTGAACCGGAAGAGTAA
- a CDS encoding DUF2949 domain-containing protein: MSPGSYAKLIRFLQDELSISSSSISVAMRHCENDPGPLPMVLWQYGLVTLDQLDRIFDWLETA, from the coding sequence ATGTCTCCCGGAAGCTACGCTAAATTAATCCGCTTTTTACAAGATGAGTTATCTATCTCTTCCTCTTCGATCTCAGTGGCCATGAGACACTGCGAAAACGATCCCGGTCCCTTACCCATGGTGTTGTGGCAATATGGCTTGGTCACCCTAGACCAGTTAGATCGAATCTTTGATTGGCTCGAAACCGCTTAG
- the ffh gene encoding signal recognition particle protein: MFDALAERLESAWKSLRGQDKITETNIKEALREVRRALLEADVNLQVVKNFIAEVESKAQGAEVVSGVRPDQQFIKIVHDQLVAVMGEENEPLAHAETAPTVVLMAGLQGTGKTTASAKLALHLRKQERSCQLVATDIYRPAAIDQLMTLGKQIDVPVFQLGTEVSPVEIARQGVEDAKANGIDTVIIDTAGRLQIDADMMAELAQVKEAVQPDDTLLVVDAMMGQEAANLTHTFHEQIGITGAILTKMDGDSRGGAALSVRRISGQPIKFIGVGEKVEALQPFYPDRMASRILGMGDVLTLVEKAQEEVDIADAAKMQEKILSAQFDFSDFLKQTRLMKNMGSLGGLMKMIPGMGKLNSDQLEQGELQLKRSEAMINSMTTEERKNPDLLSSSPSRRRRIAKGSGHSEKDVSKLVSDFQKMRSMMQMMGQGQFPGLPAGFPGGGGGPMGGGMFGGGRPPAPGWQGYGGAPKKKKKKKKKGFGTL; encoded by the coding sequence ATGTTTGATGCCCTCGCCGAACGCCTAGAGTCTGCCTGGAAAAGCCTCCGGGGCCAAGATAAAATTACCGAAACTAATATTAAAGAAGCCTTGCGGGAAGTCCGTCGCGCTCTCCTCGAAGCTGACGTGAACCTACAGGTGGTGAAAAATTTTATTGCCGAAGTAGAATCTAAGGCGCAAGGGGCAGAAGTGGTGAGTGGGGTACGCCCCGACCAACAGTTTATCAAAATTGTCCACGACCAGTTAGTCGCGGTGATGGGCGAGGAAAACGAACCTCTCGCTCATGCGGAAACGGCTCCGACGGTGGTCTTGATGGCAGGCTTGCAAGGAACGGGGAAAACCACTGCATCGGCGAAGCTGGCGCTACATTTGCGCAAACAAGAGCGCAGTTGTCAGTTGGTGGCCACGGACATTTACCGGCCGGCGGCGATCGACCAGTTGATGACCCTCGGGAAACAGATCGACGTACCCGTATTCCAACTGGGAACGGAGGTTTCTCCAGTAGAAATTGCGCGCCAAGGGGTCGAAGATGCGAAAGCTAATGGCATCGATACGGTAATTATCGATACGGCGGGGCGCTTGCAAATCGATGCCGACATGATGGCAGAGTTGGCTCAAGTCAAAGAAGCCGTACAACCTGATGACACCTTGCTCGTCGTCGATGCGATGATGGGACAAGAAGCGGCGAACTTGACCCACACCTTCCACGAGCAAATCGGCATTACCGGTGCAATTTTAACCAAAATGGATGGGGATAGCCGAGGGGGAGCCGCCCTCTCCGTGCGCCGGATTTCCGGACAACCGATTAAGTTTATTGGGGTGGGCGAGAAAGTAGAAGCCCTGCAACCATTTTATCCCGATCGCATGGCGTCCCGCATTCTCGGCATGGGCGACGTTTTGACCTTAGTCGAAAAAGCCCAAGAAGAAGTAGATATTGCTGATGCGGCGAAGATGCAGGAGAAAATTCTCTCCGCTCAGTTCGATTTTTCCGACTTCTTGAAACAAACCCGCCTAATGAAGAATATGGGGTCTTTGGGTGGGTTGATGAAAATGATTCCGGGAATGGGCAAACTCAATTCCGACCAACTGGAACAAGGAGAGTTGCAACTGAAGCGATCGGAAGCCATGATTAACTCCATGACTACCGAAGAGCGCAAAAATCCCGATCTGCTCTCGAGTTCTCCCAGTCGTCGCCGTCGCATTGCCAAGGGATCCGGTCATTCAGAAAAAGACGTGAGCAAGCTGGTGAGCGACTTCCAGAAAATGCGATCGATGATGCAAATGATGGGCCAAGGACAGTTTCCCGGATTGCCTGCTGGGTTTCCCGGTGGCGGTGGAGGCCCCATGGGTGGCGGAATGTTTGGCGGCGGCCGACCTCCAGCTCCCGGTTGGCAGGGTTATGGTGGAGCGCCGAAGAAGAAAAAGAAGAAGAAAAAGAAAGGATTTGGCACGTTGTAG
- a CDS encoding XisI protein, with protein MAKDIYHERYGSCIEEILQRYARVTYSQGEITNTLIVDRERHHFLLVSEGWLEQRRIHRTLVHLEIRDLKIWVHFDGMAESVVEQLLAVGVPKEDMVLAFHPPHVREVGDFAIA; from the coding sequence ATGGCTAAAGACATTTATCACGAGAGATATGGCTCTTGCATTGAAGAAATTCTCCAACGTTATGCGAGAGTTACTTATAGCCAGGGCGAAATTACCAATACTCTAATTGTGGATAGAGAGCGCCATCACTTCCTCTTAGTCAGTGAGGGATGGTTGGAGCAACGAAGAATTCATCGCACTTTGGTTCACTTGGAAATTCGCGATCTGAAAATTTGGGTTCATTTTGATGGTATGGCAGAAAGCGTGGTCGAGCAATTGTTAGCGGTTGGCGTTCCCAAAGAGGATATGGTTTTGGCGTTTCATCCTCCTCACGTTCGGGAAGTGGGAGATTTTGCGATCGCCTAA
- a CDS encoding DUF192 domain-containing protein: MAFGFSLLWSLGVGASLAGCESAQPNPTISRDAIENTQLAQELGISAEVKIKGQTLFLEVARTREEQALGLMYRPPLPDNRGMLFPFESPRLLSFWMKNVPVPLDMVFLLGEEVIAIAESVPPCTTPSCPSYGPEKLADRVLELRAGRARELGLQVGDRLAINFYNN, translated from the coding sequence ATGGCGTTTGGTTTCAGTCTGCTCTGGAGCTTGGGAGTGGGTGCGAGTCTCGCGGGATGCGAGTCCGCACAACCCAATCCTACGATCTCTCGTGATGCGATCGAAAACACTCAGCTTGCACAGGAATTAGGCATTTCTGCGGAAGTGAAGATTAAAGGCCAAACCCTTTTTCTAGAAGTGGCGCGCACTCGAGAAGAGCAAGCTTTAGGGTTAATGTATCGACCTCCATTGCCAGATAATCGCGGGATGTTGTTTCCGTTTGAGTCTCCCCGTCTGCTCAGTTTCTGGATGAAAAATGTGCCCGTACCCCTAGATATGGTATTTTTACTCGGAGAAGAAGTTATTGCGATCGCCGAGTCGGTTCCTCCTTGTACGACTCCTTCCTGCCCTTCCTATGGGCCCGAGAAACTGGCAGATCGAGTGCTCGAACTGCGAGCCGGGCGGGCGCGGGAGTTAGGGCTTCAGGTGGGCGATCGTCTCGCCATAAACTTTTACAATAATTAA
- a CDS encoding M48 family metallopeptidase, whose translation MTLSKPILTGLKADRFRHPLDLEATNTLKQIPGLDSLIRSLLAPVGEEYFYLEHISSSILVSDRQLPDFHQLLLDASRILDLEPPQLYIRQHPVPNAYTFAMRGKKPFMVVHTSLIELLTPEEIQAVIAHELGHLKCDHGVYLTLANLLVLGASLLPNWGTMLAGQLQAQMMEWLRCAEFSCDRSALLVAQNPRTVMSVLMKLAGGSPSLASKLNLDAFIAQARAYDAIDKTQLGQLLKEARTAELSHPVPVLRAREVDRWASTPDYQKLLQMGKIGYTGEVTSKGEWRNW comes from the coding sequence ATGACGCTTTCTAAACCGATTTTAACCGGACTAAAAGCCGATCGCTTTCGCCACCCTCTAGACTTAGAAGCCACCAATACCCTCAAGCAAATCCCCGGACTCGATAGTTTAATCCGCTCTCTGCTCGCCCCAGTTGGAGAAGAATATTTTTATTTAGAGCATATTTCCTCCAGTATTTTAGTTAGCGATCGCCAATTACCGGACTTCCACCAACTCTTGCTCGATGCCAGTCGGATCTTAGACCTAGAACCCCCCCAACTCTACATTCGCCAGCATCCAGTACCTAACGCCTATACCTTTGCCATGCGCGGCAAAAAACCATTTATGGTAGTTCATACGTCCCTCATCGAGCTGCTGACGCCGGAAGAGATTCAAGCCGTTATTGCCCACGAACTGGGACACTTAAAGTGCGACCATGGGGTCTACCTGACTCTGGCGAATCTGCTGGTGTTAGGAGCGAGCTTACTGCCCAACTGGGGAACTATGCTGGCGGGACAATTGCAAGCTCAGATGATGGAATGGCTTCGATGTGCGGAATTTTCTTGCGATCGCTCGGCGTTGTTAGTCGCCCAAAATCCCAGAACTGTAATGTCGGTGTTAATGAAACTCGCTGGCGGTTCTCCTTCTCTGGCGTCGAAACTTAACTTAGATGCCTTTATTGCGCAAGCACGGGCTTATGATGCGATCGATAAAACTCAACTGGGTCAACTGTTGAAAGAAGCACGAACGGCCGAACTGTCTCATCCCGTTCCCGTCCTGCGCGCGCGCGAAGTCGATCGCTGGGCGAGTACCCCAGATTATCAAAAATTGTTGCAGATGGGAAAAATCGGTTATACTGGGGAAGTTACCTCCAAGGGCGAATGGCGAAATTGGTAG
- a CDS encoding PhoH family protein, producing the protein MSNERITIELPTPDSAIALSGYQEENLKTLSKQTGATVVLRGQELSISGTAKQVELCSALVRSLEDFWSKGKTLSGVDFLTARHALDTGREGEHHDLKHNVLARTRRGEEIRAKTFAQKRYVRSVRTQDLTFCIGPAGTGKTYLAAVLAVRSLLDNEYERLILTRPAVEAGEKLGFLPGDLQQKVDPFLRPLYDALYEFIEPEKIASLMERGTIEVAPLAYMRGRSLNNSFIIVDEAQNTTPAQMKMVLTRLGFKSRMVVTGDITQTDLPGDRRSGLAVAERILQNVEGIGFCKLTQADVVRHALVQRIVTAYDRYEK; encoded by the coding sequence ATGAGCAACGAACGCATCACGATTGAACTACCGACTCCAGATAGTGCAATCGCCTTGTCGGGATACCAGGAAGAAAACCTGAAAACTCTAAGCAAACAAACCGGAGCAACCGTAGTGTTGCGCGGGCAGGAGTTGTCTATCTCTGGGACGGCAAAACAGGTCGAGCTATGCTCGGCCTTAGTGCGATCGCTAGAAGACTTTTGGAGTAAAGGCAAAACCCTCTCGGGGGTCGATTTTCTCACTGCTCGCCATGCCTTAGATACTGGGCGCGAGGGCGAGCATCACGACCTGAAACACAATGTTTTGGCGCGTACCCGTCGAGGCGAAGAGATCCGAGCCAAAACCTTTGCGCAAAAACGCTACGTGCGATCGGTGCGCACCCAAGATTTAACCTTTTGTATCGGCCCGGCAGGAACGGGAAAAACCTATCTGGCCGCTGTTTTAGCCGTGCGATCGCTACTAGACAACGAGTACGAGCGATTAATTTTAACTCGTCCGGCGGTAGAAGCCGGTGAAAAATTAGGCTTTTTACCCGGAGACTTGCAACAAAAAGTCGATCCGTTTTTGCGACCCTTGTACGATGCTCTCTATGAATTTATCGAACCGGAAAAGATTGCCAGTTTAATGGAGCGCGGGACAATTGAAGTAGCTCCATTAGCCTATATGAGAGGTCGAAGTTTAAATAACTCGTTTATTATTGTTGATGAAGCGCAAAATACGACGCCCGCCCAGATGAAAATGGTCTTAACGCGGTTGGGATTTAAGTCGCGGATGGTAGTGACGGGAGATATTACACAAACCGATTTACCCGGCGATCGGCGATCGGGACTTGCTGTGGCCGAGCGTATCTTGCAAAATGTAGAAGGCATTGGCTTTTGCAAACTAACTCAAGCTGATGTAGTGCGCCATGCTCTCGTCCAGCGTATTGTAACGGCTTACGATCGCTATGAAAAATAG
- the nblR gene encoding response regulator transcription factor NblR: MNANALESYPCILLIESDTSLTAKMTLDLRESGYDPVAINDPKLCPTQATEIQPALIIIDRMLAGESGLKVCEQLRSQGIVAPILMLMAKDTVEDRVACLESGADDYFLKPYRSEEFLERLRLYLKPDAESHEQLRFSDLVLDLNARKGFRNGRGIELTMKEFDLLKCLMEHPREVLTREQILEQVWGYDFMGESNVIEVYIRYLRLKIENEDEKRLIQTVRGVGYVLREP; the protein is encoded by the coding sequence ATGAACGCCAATGCTCTTGAGTCTTACCCTTGTATTCTGCTGATCGAAAGCGATACTAGCCTCACGGCAAAAATGACTCTGGATTTACGAGAGTCAGGTTACGATCCGGTAGCAATAAACGACCCAAAACTCTGCCCCACTCAAGCCACGGAAATCCAACCCGCCCTCATTATTATCGATCGCATGTTAGCTGGCGAGTCGGGGTTAAAAGTTTGCGAGCAACTTAGAAGCCAAGGCATTGTTGCCCCAATCCTGATGTTAATGGCCAAAGATACGGTGGAAGACCGGGTGGCTTGCTTAGAGTCTGGTGCTGATGACTATTTTCTGAAGCCTTACCGCAGTGAAGAATTTCTGGAGCGACTGCGGCTTTACCTGAAACCCGATGCTGAAAGTCACGAACAATTACGCTTTAGCGACCTGGTGTTAGATCTAAATGCTCGAAAAGGATTTCGCAACGGACGAGGGATTGAATTAACCATGAAAGAGTTCGATCTGCTCAAGTGCTTGATGGAACATCCCCGCGAAGTATTAACCCGAGAGCAAATTTTAGAACAAGTTTGGGGCTATGACTTTATGGGAGAATCCAATGTGATTGAAGTTTATATCCGCTATTTACGGTTAAAAATTGAAAACGAGGACGAAAAGCGTCTGATTCAGACTGTTCGAGGAGTGGGCTATGTCTTGCGCGAACCTTAA
- the rpsP gene encoding 30S ribosomal protein S16 — MIKLRLKRFGKKREASYRIVAMPSTTRREARPLEELGFYNPRTDETRLDVPGIIRRLQQGAQPTDTVRNILKKANVFEQLKATTPES, encoded by the coding sequence ATGATCAAGTTACGATTGAAGCGATTCGGTAAAAAACGAGAAGCCAGCTATCGGATTGTGGCCATGCCCAGCACGACTCGCCGGGAAGCCCGTCCTCTAGAAGAACTCGGATTCTACAATCCCAGAACAGACGAAACTCGGTTGGATGTGCCGGGAATTATTCGGCGCTTGCAACAAGGTGCTCAACCAACTGATACTGTGCGTAACATCCTGAAGAAAGCGAATGTCTTTGAACAACTCAAAGCCACAACCCCAGAAAGCTAG
- a CDS encoding KH domain-containing protein, protein MSLNNSKPQPQKASELTTPSIATTPDYPGLTRMLINPFLEFPEELQVDCETLTSASLVWIRVAFSANDKAKVYGRGGRNIEAIRTVLSTAAQVAGQSVYLDVYGGFYVSDEHSNDRHGRSGEGNPHPRPEKMRGGVKRPARSRPETRQVQIHRDG, encoded by the coding sequence ATGTCTTTGAACAACTCAAAGCCACAACCCCAGAAAGCTAGTGAATTGACGACTCCATCAATTGCAACAACTCCAGATTATCCGGGTTTAACGCGGATGCTGATTAATCCGTTTCTGGAGTTTCCCGAAGAACTGCAGGTCGATTGTGAAACCTTGACCAGTGCATCGTTGGTCTGGATACGAGTGGCGTTTTCTGCCAATGATAAAGCGAAAGTCTACGGTCGGGGCGGACGCAATATTGAAGCGATCCGAACGGTTCTATCCACCGCAGCTCAAGTGGCAGGACAATCGGTCTACCTCGATGTTTATGGTGGATTTTATGTATCGGACGAGCATTCCAACGATCGCCACGGACGCAGTGGAGAGGGCAATCCTCATCCCCGACCGGAAAAGATGCGAGGGGGAGTTAAACGTCCAGCGAGATCGCGTCCCGAAACTCGTCAAGTCCAGATCCATCGCGATGGTTAG
- a CDS encoding sensor histidine kinase, protein MKSAPIPDNETERLQALERYNILDSEAEEAFDDLSQLAAYICDTPIALISLVDRNRQWFKSKVGLEAGETPRDIAFCAHAIHQPDELFVIPDALEDDRFATNPLVTSEPNVRFYAGAPLVTPDGQTLGTICTMDRIPRQLSPEQLAALKSLGRQVISQMELRLQLKRLQQTQAQLIQSAKMSALGQLVAGVSHEINNPTAFIQGNLYYIDESARQLLNLIEAYRTHYPHPPHSLEELADRIDVEFLTGDLHEALSSVQSGLDRIQAIVNSLRNFARLDESEDKWVQIDEGIENSLLLLQHQFAETSDRPEISVVRNYAENLPLIHCYPRQLNQALMNLLANAIDALESCKSVTPTLEISTLSKGDGWVEIRIADNGVGILEDLRSQIFNPFFTTKAIGKHNGLGLYISYQIIVEQHGGKLHCQNSNGHKTEFSIELPIELNPNSLALFNETSTAASIAK, encoded by the coding sequence ATGAAATCTGCCCCCATTCCAGACAATGAAACCGAGCGGCTGCAAGCCCTCGAACGCTATAACATTTTAGATTCTGAGGCGGAAGAAGCTTTTGACGATTTGAGTCAATTAGCGGCTTATATTTGCGATACTCCCATCGCTCTGATTAGTTTAGTCGATCGCAACCGACAATGGTTTAAATCTAAGGTGGGTTTAGAGGCCGGTGAAACCCCCAGAGATATTGCCTTTTGCGCCCATGCTATTCATCAACCCGACGAGTTATTCGTGATTCCGGATGCCTTAGAAGACGATCGCTTTGCTACCAATCCTCTGGTAACTTCCGAGCCAAATGTGCGTTTCTATGCTGGCGCTCCCTTAGTAACGCCTGACGGTCAGACATTAGGTACGATCTGTACGATGGATCGCATTCCTCGCCAGTTGAGTCCCGAGCAGTTAGCCGCCCTAAAATCTCTCGGACGGCAGGTTATCTCGCAAATGGAACTAAGACTGCAATTGAAACGCTTGCAGCAAACTCAAGCTCAATTAATTCAGAGCGCAAAAATGTCGGCTTTAGGCCAATTAGTTGCCGGGGTTTCCCATGAAATCAATAATCCCACAGCCTTTATTCAAGGCAATCTTTACTACATCGATGAGTCCGCTCGACAACTGCTCAATTTGATTGAAGCGTATCGGACTCATTACCCCCATCCTCCCCATTCTCTAGAAGAATTAGCCGATCGCATTGATGTAGAATTTTTGACTGGAGACTTGCACGAAGCCTTGTCATCCGTACAAAGCGGTTTAGATCGCATCCAAGCGATCGTCAATTCCTTGCGTAATTTTGCGCGACTGGATGAATCCGAAGATAAGTGGGTGCAGATTGATGAAGGAATTGAGAATTCCTTGCTGCTGCTGCAACATCAGTTTGCGGAAACCAGCGATCGCCCGGAGATTTCTGTCGTGCGTAATTATGCTGAAAATTTGCCCCTAATTCACTGTTATCCTCGGCAATTAAATCAAGCTCTCATGAATTTGTTAGCCAATGCGATTGATGCTTTAGAGTCCTGTAAGAGCGTAACTCCAACCCTGGAGATCTCCACTCTTTCCAAAGGCGATGGCTGGGTTGAAATTCGGATTGCCGATAATGGAGTGGGAATATTGGAGGATTTGCGATCGCAGATCTTTAATCCCTTTTTTACGACAAAGGCGATCGGCAAACATAATGGATTAGGACTCTACATTAGCTATCAAATTATCGTCGAGCAACATGGAGGGAAATTACATTGTCAGAACAGCAACGGTCACAAGACAGAATTTAGCATTGAATTGCCAATCGAACTGAATCCCAACTCCCTCGCTCTGTTCAACGAAACCTCAACAGCAGCAAGCATCGCGAAATGA
- a CDS encoding CPBP family intramembrane glutamic endopeptidase has translation MRGFLARASAIWRILILLVVLLCAWLPFALPIYRSPGDPNLQSIAAMGLLYLQFLLLAYSWTKWIDRIPHPANHYGVRWSQANQQQFAAGLCIGIAGLLILFTVEELCGWIAWQPSSLPLAQLLLEGSLVAFGIGLAEELFFRGWLLSELRRNYSPRNAAIISATVFAILHFIKPLSEILRTWVQFPGLVILGLTLAWGRYATGGRLGLSIGLHTGLVGTFYIINVGNLIQYTQQVPTWITGIDRNPLAGIAGLVVLGAIAIWLQQCSSRLVKNNG, from the coding sequence ATGCGTGGCTTCCTCGCTCGTGCCAGTGCTATTTGGCGCATTCTCATTCTGCTGGTAGTTCTATTGTGTGCTTGGCTGCCCTTTGCTCTGCCCATTTACCGATCGCCAGGCGACCCCAATCTGCAAAGCATTGCCGCCATGGGACTCCTCTATCTGCAGTTCCTTCTCCTTGCTTATAGTTGGACAAAATGGATCGATCGCATCCCCCATCCCGCCAACCATTACGGCGTTCGTTGGAGTCAAGCCAACCAACAACAATTTGCGGCCGGACTATGCATTGGTATCGCCGGCCTTCTGATCTTATTTACTGTAGAAGAACTCTGCGGTTGGATTGCTTGGCAACCCTCCTCTCTTCCGCTCGCGCAACTACTCCTCGAAGGCAGCTTAGTCGCTTTTGGAATAGGATTAGCAGAAGAACTCTTTTTCCGAGGATGGTTGCTCTCGGAACTGCGACGAAATTATTCCCCACGAAACGCCGCCATAATTAGTGCTACCGTGTTTGCCATTCTGCACTTTATTAAACCCCTCAGCGAAATTCTGCGCACCTGGGTGCAATTTCCCGGTTTAGTTATCCTCGGATTAACCCTAGCTTGGGGCAGATATGCGACTGGCGGACGATTGGGATTATCTATCGGGTTACATACCGGATTAGTTGGAACCTTCTATATCATTAATGTGGGCAACCTCATCCAATACACGCAACAAGTTCCAACTTGGATAACCGGGATCGATCGCAACCCCCTCGCCGGTATTGCAGGACTTGTTGTCCTCGGCGCGATCGCCATTTGGTTACAACAATGCTCCAGCAGACTCGTGAAAAATAACGGCTAA
- a CDS encoding DUF6816 family protein: MKNSPNILFALLISLAIWAVALPSQAGPLGDRLSEFPQWTDKPPVMAARGDLIYPDWMEGTWEVTSTLVDMVAPLAPDLVTPGFEANRDYLDRPIAFHVRFQPASEWVWPVKPESGWSWGTTLDRILNPIIADREFNGSQIAKAYLGDNGLRSVKVDPNNPNREIIRFGSSQKLISIVTGRATENPNTDEFISSEVAQQIFRQDAQIYLNEVETTTAYHRNENGERSLQAEQVTAIYLSPQDPNYFRALSTPVALYRYQLTLSPVVTSLALEKPS; this comes from the coding sequence ATGAAAAATAGTCCTAATATTTTGTTTGCTCTGCTAATTAGCCTGGCGATTTGGGCCGTTGCTCTGCCATCCCAGGCCGGACCATTGGGCGATCGCTTGTCTGAATTTCCTCAGTGGACGGATAAACCGCCAGTTATGGCCGCTCGCGGAGATTTAATTTATCCAGATTGGATGGAAGGAACTTGGGAAGTGACCAGCACCCTCGTAGATATGGTTGCTCCCCTAGCTCCCGATTTAGTTACTCCCGGTTTTGAAGCAAACCGCGATTATCTCGATCGGCCGATCGCATTTCATGTTAGATTTCAACCGGCTAGCGAGTGGGTCTGGCCGGTGAAACCTGAATCGGGATGGTCTTGGGGTACTACTCTCGATCGCATCTTGAACCCGATTATTGCCGACCGAGAATTTAATGGCTCTCAGATTGCCAAAGCGTATTTGGGTGACAATGGCTTGCGATCGGTCAAAGTCGATCCGAACAATCCCAATCGGGAAATTATTCGCTTTGGCTCCAGTCAGAAACTCATATCGATTGTCACGGGACGGGCGACGGAAAACCCTAATACTGATGAGTTTATTAGCAGTGAGGTTGCTCAACAGATCTTTCGTCAAGATGCACAAATTTATCTGAATGAAGTGGAGACGACGACAGCTTATCATCGGAATGAGAATGGCGAGCGATCGCTGCAAGCAGAACAAGTAACAGCCATTTATCTGTCCCCCCAAGATCCCAACTACTTCCGAGCGCTCTCAACTCCAGTTGCCCTATATCGCTACCAGTTAACTCTTTCTCCCGTGGTAACTTCATTAGCTTTGGAAAAACCGTCTTAG